The Enterococcus sp. 7F3_DIV0205 genome has a window encoding:
- a CDS encoding alpha/beta hydrolase family protein, giving the protein MVEETKLIPIDKGKLSAVLTKPVGKRSKGIVVLVHGDAPVDATNEGGYRPMMEQFAKAGFTTISWAKPGVAGSTGNWLSQTMDDRADEVTEVIQWAMEQPELNTKKIVLWGVSQGGWVVPKVAAQKKVPVSKVILVSPAINWSSQNMYYTTQKLKQEGKTQKQIKEGLQKEEQLTALLKKNISYKEYVANTPEQKPMSKDRWNFTKKNIDSDVQLDLENTDIPVDLLLADHDRNVDTKDTEKTYLKKLPQESLRIFTIKNTAHSMMYSNVAQSELLTALVYLVAPKDFLVNKDFLHQCYLSVSGY; this is encoded by the coding sequence ATGGTTGAAGAGACAAAGTTGATTCCAATAGATAAAGGGAAGTTATCTGCTGTATTAACAAAGCCAGTAGGAAAGCGTTCCAAGGGAATCGTTGTATTAGTACATGGGGATGCACCTGTTGATGCTACTAATGAGGGTGGCTACAGACCGATGATGGAACAATTTGCAAAAGCAGGTTTTACCACGATTTCTTGGGCAAAACCAGGAGTTGCTGGATCAACTGGAAACTGGCTATCTCAAACCATGGACGATCGAGCTGATGAAGTTACAGAGGTAATCCAATGGGCAATGGAACAGCCAGAATTAAATACAAAAAAAATTGTTTTATGGGGAGTCAGCCAAGGCGGCTGGGTCGTTCCAAAAGTGGCAGCTCAAAAGAAAGTGCCGGTTTCTAAGGTAATCTTGGTTTCTCCAGCAATTAATTGGTCAAGCCAAAATATGTACTATACCACTCAAAAATTAAAACAAGAAGGTAAAACACAAAAGCAAATCAAAGAAGGACTGCAAAAAGAAGAGCAACTTACTGCGTTGTTGAAAAAAAATATCTCTTATAAAGAATATGTGGCAAACACGCCTGAACAAAAACCGATGTCCAAGGATCGCTGGAATTTTACTAAGAAAAATATAGATTCAGATGTTCAACTGGATTTGGAAAACACTGATATTCCCGTTGATTTATTATTGGCTGACCATGATCGAAATGTTGATACTAAAGATACCGAAAAAACATATCTAAAAAAATTACCTCAAGAATCATTAAGAATTTTTACAATTAAAAACACGGCTCATAGTATGATGTATTCAAATGTTGCTCAGTCTGAATTGTTAACAGCTCTGGTTTATTTAGTGGCTCCAAAGGATTTTTTAGTCAATAAAGATTTTTTACACCAATGCTATTTGTCTGTATCTGGATATTAA
- the spx gene encoding transcriptional regulator Spx, whose product MLKLYTTNSCTSCRKARRWLIDHDIPFEEKNFGTTPITLDELKNILILTEEGTEDIISIRSKVFQKLDTDINELPLHALLELVKENPGLLRRPIMIDEKRLQIGFNEDEIRCFLPRDVRKRELSQTLLLSGL is encoded by the coding sequence ATGTTAAAATTATATACGACAAATAGCTGTACATCATGTAGAAAAGCACGGAGATGGCTGATTGATCATGATATTCCATTTGAAGAAAAGAATTTTGGCACTACTCCTATTACATTAGACGAACTAAAAAATATATTAATCCTTACAGAAGAAGGTACGGAAGATATTATTTCGATCCGTTCCAAAGTCTTTCAAAAATTAGATACAGATATTAACGAATTACCATTACATGCATTATTGGAGTTGGTCAAAGAGAATCCAGGATTACTACGCCGTCCAATTATGATTGATGAAAAAAGATTACAAATCGGCTTTAACGAAGATGAAATTCGTTGCTTCTTACCAAGGGATGTCCGCAAAAGAGAACTATCACAAACATTACTTTTAAGCGGCTTATAA
- a CDS encoding MerR family transcriptional regulator, translating to MGQLAELMAISKHQIRYNEEKGLLSPAFVDKNGYHKYGMDQVYQLANILLLRSLGVSTARIDQFMNNQDTVWAEKTLKETLKETEEKIQQLVLAKQKIENLLPEINQKEESYFKLPQRNLSKIYSYPLKESLDLVSFFKSVKNSQKNQMLFSESIYYLFNDDQVDVYVSDDSSTEKTLPTGDYLVKRIWVEEERELLEAIDYFSKEVEQPFWKVSEIIVKEAAYSSVLMNNQILYELQYCISMEG from the coding sequence ATGGGACAATTGGCTGAACTAATGGCTATATCCAAACATCAAATTCGTTATAACGAAGAAAAGGGCTTATTGTCGCCAGCCTTTGTAGACAAGAATGGTTATCACAAATACGGAATGGATCAAGTGTATCAGTTGGCAAATATTCTTTTATTGAGAAGTCTAGGTGTTTCGACAGCGCGAATCGACCAGTTTATGAATAATCAGGATACTGTTTGGGCTGAAAAGACTTTGAAAGAAACCTTAAAAGAAACGGAAGAGAAAATTCAACAACTAGTTTTGGCTAAACAGAAAATTGAAAACCTGTTACCAGAAATCAATCAAAAGGAAGAATCTTATTTTAAGTTGCCCCAAAGAAACTTGAGTAAAATTTATTCGTATCCACTGAAGGAGTCTTTAGATCTAGTAAGCTTCTTCAAGTCCGTGAAAAATAGTCAAAAGAATCAGATGCTATTTTCTGAATCGATCTATTATTTATTTAATGATGATCAAGTTGATGTATATGTGTCAGATGATTCTTCAACGGAAAAAACTTTACCAACAGGTGACTATCTAGTGAAGAGAATTTGGGTAGAAGAAGAAAGAGAATTATTAGAAGCAATCGATTATTTTAGTAAAGAAGTTGAGCAGCCTTTTTGGAAAGTATCAGAAATCATTGTTAAAGAAGCCGCTTATTCTTCAGTTTTAATGAATAATCAGATTTTATATGAGTTGCAGTATTGTATTTCGATGGAAGGATGA
- the lanM gene encoding type 2 lanthipeptide synthetase LanM: protein MSEELTYSYATTIAERIQCWKDLNIEADTYLKQWQARKSLLKLSDYEKMFQNYQLNEQMFSVGLLPFTEERAQLLLPTVEKSEWFQLHRHLFLEEIPVKEMSLKAALRFHLHYYEKHIRSLSSRFPLIQISEKTITELIDQLSDEFFFIAQKTLVWDVHQMIEEYQLQAESKEEEFTKYIEEFLGDKQRTYLFFGEYPTLARLLAVRLTFACEVIEEFVFDLTMSAEQLAETFAISTPMTLTKIEMGQGDSHDNGKTVIQFQAQKKSLIFKFKNLEIGERFNSLLTYLEGLAPNLDFYKIKRIVQPTFSIEEKVAYRECNDAGEVTDFYQNYGQLLAIVYWLGATDLHMENLIASGSYPVLIDVETLIRPEMFKRTKKLSRQTRIEKHSVIVAGLLPQKKQWKRELEMDALSGTKQKLPKKVRKLRNERSSEVAFQLEEAYMEGAQNIPRLASKEVDYLVYRHVIETSFKEMNQLLLKNKSEFIEKVKELFSGTTIRLIYRDTQDYGNLLNFTLHTECMSNYSEREKIIENLWASKIIPEALIPFEVQAMMNHDVPLITANTSMTDIYINDCEVSEMLDKTPLQDTVEHMEQITEKTSYFSYLLLKESLGTLEYSLQEIPLPRKNSSIEQPLLQKAADIGDKILDQIVVNDEIGELDWMSVLPESADEIGIAYPDTDLYEGSAGIYLFFVYLNYFVPKETYQAVIALLEKEIFQTESEKTSYESAFFNEGMRVTVAFYVTRLLHDAKHLSYLENSLRALKKCQIAEENQLNEWLYGKASLLAVLAAVYQTYHKPEAYDLLLHYTQAMTCQEMEDNSFAHGYAGVCYALSKAEQILKETKIKEKLDWYQEKFEKNLEKNEGINDSWCRGKTGIEAVCQLLNVTFIDKTCEKVADMNRGDDCLCHGRYGNKDNYLNDINLLLNDVIKLKSDPASIPVNLFCGLAGVGYQVLRAYDPFNVHSLLFIK from the coding sequence ATGAGTGAAGAGCTGACATATAGTTATGCTACAACGATAGCAGAAAGAATCCAGTGTTGGAAAGACTTAAATATAGAAGCTGATACCTACTTAAAACAATGGCAAGCACGTAAAAGCTTATTGAAATTGTCCGATTACGAAAAAATGTTTCAAAATTATCAGTTGAATGAACAAATGTTTAGTGTTGGACTGCTGCCGTTTACTGAAGAGCGGGCGCAGCTCTTGTTGCCAACTGTTGAAAAGAGTGAGTGGTTCCAATTACATAGACACTTGTTTTTAGAGGAAATACCTGTAAAAGAAATGTCTTTAAAAGCCGCATTGCGTTTTCATCTACATTACTATGAGAAACATATTCGAAGCCTTTCCAGTAGATTTCCGCTGATCCAGATATCAGAAAAAACAATAACAGAGCTGATCGACCAATTATCAGATGAATTCTTTTTTATTGCCCAAAAAACCTTAGTTTGGGATGTTCATCAAATGATTGAAGAGTATCAGCTACAGGCGGAGTCAAAAGAAGAAGAATTTACTAAATATATTGAAGAATTTCTTGGGGATAAACAACGAACCTATCTTTTCTTTGGAGAGTATCCTACACTGGCGAGACTTCTTGCTGTTAGATTGACATTTGCCTGTGAAGTGATCGAAGAGTTTGTTTTTGATTTAACTATGTCAGCAGAACAATTGGCTGAGACCTTTGCCATCTCAACACCAATGACCCTCACAAAGATAGAAATGGGACAAGGAGATAGTCATGATAATGGAAAAACAGTGATTCAGTTTCAAGCGCAGAAAAAGTCATTGATCTTTAAATTTAAGAATCTGGAAATTGGTGAGCGTTTCAATAGCTTGTTAACCTATCTCGAAGGGCTAGCTCCAAACTTAGATTTCTATAAAATCAAGAGAATCGTTCAGCCAACTTTTTCAATTGAGGAAAAAGTCGCCTATCGTGAATGCAACGATGCAGGTGAAGTCACTGATTTTTATCAAAATTATGGTCAATTGTTAGCAATCGTTTACTGGCTAGGAGCAACGGATCTGCATATGGAAAATCTGATTGCTAGCGGTTCATATCCTGTTTTGATTGATGTCGAGACCTTGATTCGACCTGAAATGTTTAAACGAACTAAAAAATTATCAAGACAAACTCGAATAGAAAAACATTCTGTCATCGTTGCAGGTTTATTGCCACAAAAAAAACAATGGAAACGTGAACTAGAAATGGATGCATTATCCGGCACGAAACAAAAATTACCGAAAAAAGTTAGGAAGTTAAGAAATGAGCGCTCTAGTGAGGTTGCTTTTCAATTGGAAGAAGCTTATATGGAAGGAGCACAAAATATTCCGCGATTAGCTAGTAAAGAAGTGGATTATCTAGTTTACCGCCATGTAATTGAGACGTCCTTTAAAGAAATGAATCAGTTACTACTAAAGAATAAGTCTGAATTCATTGAGAAAGTGAAAGAGTTATTTTCAGGAACAACGATTCGATTGATTTATAGAGACACACAAGACTATGGAAATTTACTGAATTTTACCTTGCATACAGAGTGCATGTCAAATTACAGTGAGCGTGAAAAGATCATTGAAAATTTATGGGCTAGCAAAATTATCCCAGAAGCGTTGATTCCTTTCGAAGTTCAAGCGATGATGAATCACGATGTTCCTTTGATCACAGCAAACACGTCGATGACCGATATTTATATTAATGATTGTGAAGTCTCTGAAATGTTAGATAAGACTCCATTACAAGACACGGTGGAGCATATGGAGCAAATAACAGAGAAAACTAGCTATTTCTCCTATCTTTTATTAAAAGAAAGTTTAGGCACTCTAGAATATAGCCTACAAGAAATACCGTTACCTAGAAAAAATAGTTCCATTGAACAACCACTATTACAAAAAGCAGCTGATATTGGGGATAAGATCCTTGATCAGATTGTGGTGAATGACGAAATCGGTGAGCTTGATTGGATGAGTGTACTTCCAGAATCAGCTGATGAGATAGGGATCGCATATCCAGACACAGATCTTTACGAAGGAAGTGCAGGAATTTATCTATTTTTCGTTTATTTAAATTATTTTGTGCCTAAAGAAACTTATCAAGCAGTGATTGCTTTACTGGAGAAAGAAATTTTTCAAACAGAGTCTGAAAAAACTAGCTATGAGAGTGCTTTTTTTAATGAGGGAATGCGTGTGACAGTTGCTTTTTATGTGACAAGGTTGCTTCATGATGCTAAGCATCTTTCTTATCTGGAGAATAGTTTACGAGCTTTAAAAAAGTGTCAAATAGCAGAGGAAAATCAGTTGAATGAATGGCTGTATGGAAAAGCTAGCTTATTAGCAGTTTTAGCAGCTGTATACCAAACATATCACAAGCCAGAAGCGTATGACCTACTTTTACACTATACACAAGCAATGACCTGCCAAGAAATGGAAGATAATAGCTTTGCTCATGGCTATGCGGGTGTCTGCTACGCTTTAAGCAAAGCGGAACAAATTCTTAAAGAAACGAAAATCAAGGAAAAATTAGATTGGTATCAAGAAAAATTTGAAAAAAATCTAGAAAAAAATGAAGGCATAAATGATTCTTGGTGCCGAGGTAAAACAGGGATCGAAGCAGTTTGCCAGTTGTTAAATGTTACGTTCATTGATAAAACCTGTGAAAAAGTAGCGGATATGAACAGGGGAGATGATTGCTTATGTCACGGAAGATATGGAAATAAAGACAATTATTTAAATGATATTAATTTATTATTGAATGATGTTATTAAACTGAAATCTGATCCAGCAAGTATCCCAGTAAATCTTTTCTGTGGTTTAGCGGGAGTGGGGTATCAAGTGTTAAGAGCATACGATCCGTTCAATGTTCACTCCTTGTTATTTATAAAGTGA
- a CDS encoding KUP/HAK/KT family potassium transporter: MGVVYGDIGTSPLYVMKAIVGDNGGLQNVSENFIIGAVSLIFWTLTILTTIKYVVIALNADNHGEGGIFSLYTLVRKKGKYLIIPAMIGGAALLADGVLTPAVTVTTAIEGLRGIPVFFDRFGSDQNIIVMITLVIILILFSVQRFGTDAVGKAFGPIMFAWFTFLGVMGLINFGQDWTVLRALNPYYAIHLLFSPENKLGIFVLGNVFLATTGAEALYSDLGHVGKHNIRASWPYIKVCLILNYLGQAAWILSAKNDPSILAIENLNPFFQMMPNSIMLIGVVFATVAAVIASQALISGSFTLVSEAIKLKLLPRLKIIYPGANIGQMYIPAVNMMLWIVCSLIVITFRTSTHMEAAYGLSITVTMLMTTILLMFYLLQKGAPKWVAYLVTLFFGSIESIFFVSSIAKFFHGGYVAVGIALLILAVMTIWEWGNIIKEKTSDTVPLKQYVEQLRMLKDDTTVPKSQTNVVFMTPDTIGDEIGRQIIYSILDKQPKRANVYWFVNVEVTDEPFTKEYSVDMMGTDFIVQVQLYLGFHVAQEVNVYIRQIVYDLMKEGRLPKQPQKYSLTPGREVGDFQFIIIREELSKVTELKKWDRQIMQLKLAIKKRTTTPENWFGLEYSEVKYESVPLIIGDTRKTRLRERKVLS; this comes from the coding sequence ATGGGGGTCGTTTATGGCGATATCGGAACAAGCCCGCTTTATGTAATGAAAGCAATCGTTGGAGATAATGGCGGTCTTCAGAATGTTTCAGAGAATTTCATTATTGGTGCGGTATCGTTGATTTTTTGGACATTGACGATTTTAACAACAATCAAATATGTTGTGATTGCTTTAAATGCAGATAACCATGGTGAAGGTGGAATTTTTTCTTTATACACTCTTGTGCGTAAAAAAGGAAAATACTTGATCATCCCAGCGATGATCGGTGGGGCAGCATTATTAGCGGATGGTGTATTGACACCAGCAGTAACCGTTACAACAGCGATTGAAGGATTGCGGGGGATTCCAGTTTTCTTTGATCGATTTGGTAGTGACCAAAATATTATTGTTATGATTACCTTAGTCATTATTCTTATCTTGTTCTCTGTTCAGCGTTTTGGAACGGATGCGGTGGGAAAAGCTTTTGGACCGATCATGTTTGCTTGGTTTACATTCCTAGGTGTGATGGGGCTGATTAATTTTGGACAAGATTGGACAGTGCTCCGTGCGTTGAATCCTTATTATGCGATTCACTTACTGTTTAGTCCGGAAAATAAGTTAGGGATATTCGTATTAGGAAATGTCTTTCTGGCAACAACAGGTGCAGAAGCGTTGTATTCTGACTTAGGTCATGTCGGTAAACACAATATTCGTGCCAGCTGGCCTTATATCAAAGTTTGTTTGATCCTCAATTATTTAGGACAAGCCGCTTGGATCTTGAGCGCCAAAAATGATCCGTCAATTTTAGCGATTGAAAACTTAAACCCATTTTTCCAAATGATGCCAAACAGCATTATGTTGATCGGCGTTGTTTTCGCTACAGTTGCGGCAGTAATTGCTTCCCAAGCATTGATTTCTGGTTCATTTACACTCGTATCTGAAGCCATTAAATTGAAATTATTACCAAGATTGAAAATTATCTATCCAGGTGCGAATATCGGTCAAATGTACATTCCGGCAGTTAATATGATGTTATGGATCGTGTGTTCCTTGATCGTAATCACTTTTAGAACATCCACGCATATGGAAGCAGCATATGGTCTTTCAATTACTGTGACAATGCTGATGACAACTATTTTATTGATGTTTTATCTATTACAAAAAGGTGCACCAAAATGGGTTGCATATCTTGTTACTTTATTCTTTGGGAGTATTGAGTCGATCTTCTTTGTGTCAAGTATTGCGAAATTCTTCCATGGTGGTTACGTAGCAGTGGGGATTGCTTTGTTGATCTTAGCTGTTATGACGATTTGGGAGTGGGGTAATATTATTAAAGAGAAAACATCTGATACAGTTCCGCTTAAACAATATGTAGAACAATTACGGATGTTAAAAGATGATACGACGGTTCCAAAATCACAAACGAATGTTGTGTTTATGACTCCAGATACAATTGGTGATGAAATTGGACGCCAAATCATTTACTCGATCTTAGATAAACAACCGAAAAGAGCAAATGTTTACTGGTTTGTCAACGTTGAAGTAACGGATGAACCATTTACGAAAGAGTATTCTGTAGATATGATGGGTACTGATTTTATCGTACAAGTTCAGTTATATCTTGGTTTCCACGTAGCACAAGAAGTAAATGTCTATATTCGACAAATCGTTTATGATTTAATGAAGGAAGGGCGTTTACCTAAACAGCCGCAGAAATATTCACTGACACCAGGACGTGAAGTAGGAGATTTCCAATTCATTATCATTCGCGAAGAGTTATCAAAAGTAACTGAATTGAAGAAATGGGATCGTCAAATCATGCAGTTGAAATTAGCAATCAAAAAAAGAACGACTACACCAGAGAACTGGTTTGGTTTAGAATATAGTGAAGTGAAATACGAATCTGTTCCGTTGATCATTGGGGATACAAGAAAGACACGATTACGAGAACGAAAAGTGTTATCATAA
- a CDS encoding GNAT family N-acetyltransferase gives MDKNIYVVDRNQLNANEEKDIFRLLLASFSTMFAHVHLTSKEKLTILLHFEQNYSSQGKQLVDYMVKDSNEVIGVLTVSSKRTTSKNLTYPLELSKRYGYLTVFKYVLLLSALEYYPRDKEQYIENIAVHENYRKQGIGKALISAVQAKVKKEERLSLVVSVKNKQALNLYAACGFTIVKKEREFILGLLANEPDWFFMEWGR, from the coding sequence ATGGATAAAAACATTTATGTAGTGGACCGCAATCAATTAAATGCCAACGAAGAAAAAGATATTTTTCGTTTGCTTTTGGCTTCTTTTTCAACAATGTTTGCACATGTTCATTTAACTTCAAAAGAGAAACTAACTATTTTACTTCATTTCGAACAAAATTATTCTTCACAAGGCAAGCAGTTAGTTGATTATATGGTGAAAGACAGCAATGAAGTTATTGGTGTCTTAACAGTTTCAAGTAAAAGAACAACTTCAAAAAATTTGACCTATCCTTTGGAATTGTCTAAACGATATGGTTATCTGACTGTTTTTAAATATGTTCTCTTGTTGAGTGCGTTGGAATATTATCCAAGGGATAAAGAACAGTATATTGAAAATATTGCTGTTCACGAGAATTACCGAAAACAAGGAATTGGGAAAGCTTTGATTTCAGCTGTCCAAGCGAAAGTAAAAAAGGAAGAGCGGTTATCTTTAGTTGTTTCAGTAAAAAATAAACAAGCTTTGAACTTGTACGCCGCATGTGGCTTCACAATTGTTAAAAAGGAAAGAGAATTTATTCTCGGTCTTTTAGCGAATGAACCAGATTGGTTTTTTATGGAATGGGGTAGATAA
- a CDS encoding helix-turn-helix transcriptional regulator translates to MPKKKNSSFESSIHVYRAMKRMTQQELADKVGVSRQTIIQLERNRYNPSLLLAHDIADVFEVPIEQIFTFKKLTEDEQTNEETD, encoded by the coding sequence TTGCCAAAAAAGAAGAACTCATCTTTTGAGAGTTCCATTCACGTCTACAGAGCCATGAAACGCATGACCCAACAGGAACTTGCTGACAAGGTGGGAGTATCTAGACAAACAATTATTCAGTTAGAAAGAAATAGGTACAATCCTTCCCTTTTACTGGCTCACGACATAGCGGACGTTTTCGAAGTGCCGATTGAACAAATCTTCACTTTCAAAAAATTAACAGAAGACGAGCAAACAAACGAAGAAACCGACTAA
- a CDS encoding cation-translocating P-type ATPase encodes MEAYKQPIETIIKEVNTNKEQGLTGQEVKKRLSEHGANKFQEAKKDSIVKKFLHSLSDFTTIILLVAAAISFYTAIATDHGDYFEGILIIAIVVINAVLAIVQEGNAEKSLAALQNMNKQSSSVLRDGKVETIDAEDVVVGDILVLESGSMITADARLIQASQLRVEESALTGESEPIEKDSEYIGKQDAPIGDQINMVFKGCTVSNGRGRAIVTATGMQTEMGKIAGLLNDDVTQQTPLQKRLNQLGKRISLIALAAAALVFIIGELQGEPMLEMFMTAVSLAVAAVPETLMVIVTLTLAYGVQKMAKKHAIIRRLPAVETLGTANVICSDKTGTLTQNKMRVRRVWSRGDEVTDTEDAMTDEAMEVLKMASLCTDVIVDKEGDDLVIQGNPTEAAIVRAVEENYHTKAELEEKYPRIGEIPFDSDRKMMTTVHKMGKKYISVTKGAFDVLLTRFRFGDVEQAAVVNDRFGKRALRVIAVGYAIYDEEPTDITSEALEKNLRLLGLIGMIDPPRPESKGAIARAKKAGIKTVMITGDHVVTAGAIAKELGILTDKSEALTGSELQKMSDEELDSRVKSLSVYARVTPEDKIRIVKSWQRTGAVVAMTGDGVNDAPALKASDVGCAMGIAGTDVAQGAADMILTDDNFATIVDAVAQGRAVYRNIRKAVNFLLSCNISEIFIVLIAMLLGWGAPFTAVQLLFVNVVADGLPGFALGKEPAEKGIMDEAPIPRNEGIFARGLWQKIGINAFVFTVITLFGFYLGANVDSVSYFFEASHEIGQTVAFLILAYSSILHVFNVRSTESIFRVKLSTNKSLFEMAVLAVIITTVIALLPFTQELFGLVPIGMNHWLLVMGLSIVPIFVNEMIKFHYSVEEDTE; translated from the coding sequence ATGGAAGCATACAAACAACCTATCGAGACAATTATTAAAGAAGTGAACACCAATAAAGAGCAAGGACTAACAGGACAAGAGGTAAAGAAGCGGCTCTCTGAACATGGAGCGAATAAGTTTCAGGAGGCAAAAAAAGATTCTATAGTAAAAAAGTTTCTTCATAGTTTATCTGATTTTACAACAATTATCTTATTAGTTGCAGCAGCTATTTCATTTTACACAGCGATTGCTACAGATCATGGCGATTATTTTGAAGGGATTTTGATTATTGCAATTGTGGTAATCAATGCAGTACTTGCAATTGTTCAAGAAGGAAATGCTGAAAAATCGTTAGCTGCGCTACAAAACATGAACAAGCAAAGCAGCTCAGTTTTACGTGATGGTAAAGTCGAGACCATCGATGCAGAAGATGTTGTTGTTGGAGATATACTGGTATTAGAATCAGGCTCCATGATCACAGCGGATGCTCGTTTGATCCAAGCATCACAACTTAGAGTGGAAGAATCAGCACTTACTGGGGAAAGCGAACCAATTGAAAAAGATTCGGAGTACATAGGGAAACAAGATGCACCGATCGGTGATCAGATCAATATGGTCTTTAAAGGTTGTACTGTATCAAATGGTCGTGGTCGAGCGATTGTAACAGCTACTGGGATGCAGACTGAGATGGGGAAAATTGCTGGCTTATTGAATGACGATGTGACGCAGCAGACACCTTTACAAAAACGCTTGAATCAATTAGGCAAGCGAATCAGTTTAATTGCTTTAGCTGCTGCGGCTTTAGTATTTATCATTGGTGAATTACAAGGTGAACCGATGTTGGAAATGTTTATGACTGCAGTATCATTAGCTGTCGCAGCGGTTCCTGAAACCTTGATGGTGATCGTTACATTAACGCTCGCTTATGGCGTACAAAAAATGGCGAAGAAGCATGCGATTATTCGTCGTTTGCCAGCTGTTGAAACACTCGGAACAGCTAACGTTATTTGTTCCGACAAAACAGGGACCTTGACACAAAATAAAATGCGTGTCAGACGTGTTTGGTCTCGTGGAGATGAAGTAACGGACACTGAAGATGCGATGACAGATGAAGCGATGGAAGTGTTAAAAATGGCCTCTCTTTGTACGGATGTTATCGTAGATAAAGAGGGAGACGATTTAGTTATCCAGGGAAATCCCACAGAAGCAGCAATCGTACGTGCCGTAGAGGAAAACTATCATACAAAAGCTGAATTAGAAGAAAAGTATCCAAGAATCGGTGAAATTCCTTTTGATTCTGATCGTAAAATGATGACAACTGTTCATAAAATGGGGAAAAAGTATATTTCTGTGACTAAAGGAGCGTTTGACGTCCTATTGACTCGTTTCCGCTTTGGAGATGTTGAACAAGCTGCCGTAGTAAATGATCGCTTTGGAAAACGTGCTTTACGCGTGATTGCAGTTGGTTATGCTATCTATGATGAAGAACCCACAGACATCACTTCAGAGGCTTTAGAGAAGAATCTACGGCTATTAGGATTGATCGGCATGATCGATCCACCAAGACCAGAGAGTAAAGGCGCTATTGCCAGGGCGAAAAAAGCTGGAATCAAAACAGTCATGATCACAGGAGATCACGTAGTAACCGCTGGAGCTATTGCAAAAGAATTAGGTATATTAACAGATAAAAGTGAAGCTTTAACAGGTTCAGAATTACAAAAAATGTCTGATGAAGAGTTAGACTCACGTGTAAAATCACTCTCTGTTTACGCTCGAGTAACACCAGAAGATAAAATTCGTATCGTTAAATCATGGCAGCGTACTGGAGCCGTTGTTGCAATGACAGGGGACGGAGTCAATGATGCTCCTGCCTTGAAAGCAAGTGATGTAGGTTGCGCGATGGGGATTGCAGGAACCGACGTAGCACAAGGTGCAGCAGATATGATTTTGACAGATGATAACTTTGCAACGATCGTTGATGCAGTTGCGCAAGGGCGAGCGGTGTATCGAAACATCCGTAAAGCGGTAAACTTTTTATTAAGTTGCAATATTTCGGAAATATTTATTGTATTGATTGCCATGCTTTTAGGCTGGGGCGCACCATTTACGGCTGTTCAATTATTATTTGTAAACGTTGTAGCTGATGGGCTTCCAGGATTTGCTTTAGGAAAAGAACCTGCTGAAAAAGGAATCATGGATGAAGCGCCGATTCCAAGGAATGAAGGAATCTTTGCGCGTGGTTTGTGGCAAAAAATTGGAATCAATGCGTTTGTCTTTACAGTAATCACGCTGTTTGGATTCTATCTAGGTGCAAATGTTGATTCTGTTTCTTACTTTTTTGAAGCAAGTCATGAAATTGGTCAGACAGTAGCATTCTTGATTTTAGCTTACTCATCGATTTTACATGTATTTAATGTGAGAAGTACAGAATCGATCTTTAGAGTAAAATTATCAACAAACAAATCACTTTTTGAAATGGCTGTGCTGGCAGTTATTATTACGACGGTGATTGCATTATTACCATTTACACAAGAATTGTTCGGTTTAGTTCCGATTGGGATGAATCATTGGTTACTAGTAATGGGTCTATCAATCGTACCGATTTTTGTCAATGAAATGATCAAATTCCATTATTCAGTGGAAGAAGATACAGAATAA